In bacterium, a single window of DNA contains:
- a CDS encoding four helix bundle protein — protein MEQTNTKTASFTDLIVWQKAVELFELAAQDTERFPQGKASFLMAGQVVKCAGSIGASIAEGYGRGGQKEFGYRLTAAKGFAFATQDWYHKISRMGYMTPEAAEQRLKLLGEISRMLGGLIARVTGKKKDQKETPETGSNQ, from the coding sequence ATGGAACAAACCAACACCAAAACCGCCAGCTTTACCGACCTGATCGTCTGGCAAAAAGCGGTGGAACTATTTGAACTGGCCGCCCAGGACACCGAAAGGTTCCCCCAGGGCAAGGCCTCATTCCTGATGGCCGGCCAGGTGGTCAAGTGCGCCGGCTCCATCGGAGCCAGCATCGCCGAGGGCTACGGCCGGGGAGGACAGAAGGAGTTCGGTTACCGCCTGACCGCGGCCAAGGGCTTTGCCTTTGCCACCCAGGACTGGTACCACAAGATATCCCGGATGGGTTATATGACACCGGAGGCGGCCGAACAGCGTCTCAAGCTTCTGGGCGAGATCTCCCGGATGCTGGGCGGCCTGATCGCCAGGGTCACCGGCAAAAAGAAGGACCAGAAAGAAACCCCGGAAACGGGATCAAACCAGTAA